The following nucleotide sequence is from Planctomycetia bacterium.
TCGGTCCATGGAAGACTCCTTTGGTGATCAACTGAAAAACATTGTATGAATATTAGTCGGTCTTTGCGTCCCCATTTCATTTCGGTTCCGCCGTGTTGTCGTGAAACCCGAAGATCAGGCCGAGCATCCCCGCGGCAACGATGTCATCGCCGTCGAGTTCGAGGATCACTTGAGGCAATCCTTGTGTCGCGTGGCCGCTGACGACCATCCCGTACCTGGTCAGGTCGAACGTCGTCCAGTGGCCCGGACACGGGCCGGCGATTCCCGGATCAGCGAAGAATTTCGTGGCCGGGATGCCCCATCCCATGTGCGGGCAGAGACCGTTGAATGCCACCACGTCTTTGTCGGGGCCGATCCCTCCCGCTGCTTCCTGACCGAGCTTCAATAGCACTGAATCGCAATTGTCGTGGTTCCACGGGTAGCGGAATTCGACCGCAACACCCGTTTTGAGTTTGCTAATGAGGGCGACTTTCTTCCGGGGGTACTTGGCGATTTTGGCTTGAACTGGTCCGGCGAACAGTCCGGGGGCGGTCAGGGCGACGAGCGAAGTCCCGGCGGCAAACAGGAAGTCACGTCGGTCGAACCCCAGAGGGTTGCATAGCCGATCACAGTCCGGTTTGGGATCGGCGAGGGGATCGTTGTTATTCATCTCCTGGGCTTCCTTTCAGTCGGTACGAGCCGTAGGGCGGCAATGGCGGGGGTTTGTCAGTGAGTGGGTCGCCCGACAGACTTTCGAGGAAGGCGAGTAGGTCGTCCTGCTCGTCATGATTCAAATCCAGCGGCCTGAGCAGCGGACTCTTGATGGGGTGCTTGCCGCCACCCTGGTTGTAGAAGTCGATGACCTCTGGCAGCGTCTTGAAGATCCCGTTGTGCATGTAGGGGGCGGTATGCTTGAGTTCCCGCAGACTTGCGGTGCGGAACTTGCCAATGTCGTCGGCCCGTTTAGTGACGTAGTACAGCCCCAGGTCGTCACGAGTCGAATCATACAGGGTGCGCGATACTCCGTTCGACGCCTGCTCGAAGCGGAATGTGATCTGCTTGTTCGGGCTGTTAAGGAAGTCGGGGCTGGGCGGCACACCGATATTGTGGTAACGGTCGTCGGAGATCAATGCCCCATCGTGACACTGAATGCAGTTCGCCTTGCCGGTGAATAACTTGTAACCCCGCTTGGCTGCATCGCCGATGGCCTTGTCATCGCCTTGGAGAAAGGCGTCGAATTGCACGTTTTTGCTGTTGAGCGTCCGCTGGTACGCAGCCACGGCTCGAAGTGCATTGGCCCACGTTGGGTACTCTTCGCCAAACACGGCCTTGAACTTGGTACGGTATGCAGGCACCTGGGCGAGCC
It contains:
- a CDS encoding arsenate reductase (azurin) small subunit: MNNNDPLADPKPDCDRLCNPLGFDRRDFLFAAGTSLVALTAPGLFAGPVQAKIAKYPRKKVALISKLKTGVAVEFRYPWNHDNCDSVLLKLGQEAAGGIGPDKDVVAFNGLCPHMGWGIPATKFFADPGIAGPCPGHWTTFDLTRYGMVVSGHATQGLPQVILELDGDDIVAAGMLGLIFGFHDNTAEPK